One Elgaria multicarinata webbii isolate HBS135686 ecotype San Diego chromosome 7, rElgMul1.1.pri, whole genome shotgun sequence DNA window includes the following coding sequences:
- the LOC134401055 gene encoding uncharacterized protein LOC134401055 isoform X2: MMSRRGNNWAYTEVIDLLDIWGEQKIQKLLQSSYRNMDTFQVIASEMAKRGHERTAQECRTKTKTMRRDYKKAKDNLSPGGGRMACPFYEQLDRILAGDSSFHLPRRLQNVPVPEESSGDTNSPCPTAEGTAPVVGEDYSESQDRFSPCPQISVEISDSATASPMFYVSRAASVKPASMSWPAAKVDHPASSLPSLFPSNPGSSSTKGSRIALLHNCGTLPSEGRLTRVRKRQRKTRNDLVMELSRIADRRVQTATDRILSSLNRYATADLQDRERDRADTAQIIAIMHRQTELLESLVQMQSVEQTLVSPAPSWHARPRSAISPPSRSGVPRRTLMPRVNHRRRPQKYSP, from the exons ATGATGAGCCGCCGTGGCAACAACTGGGCCTACACGGAGGTCATCGACCTCTTGGATATATGGGGAGAGCAGAAGATCCAGAAGCTGCTCCAGAGCAGCTATAGGAATATGGACACCTTTCAGGTGATCGCAAGCGAAATGGCAAAGCGGGGGCATGAACGTACCGCTCAGGAGTGCCGAACCAAGACCAAAACGATGCGAAGGGATTACAAAAAGGCCAAGGACAACTTGTCTCCCGGGGGCGGACGTATGGCGTGCCCTTTTTACGAGCAGCTGGATCGAATATTGGCTGGTGATTCTAGCTTCCATCTGCCTAGGAGGCTACAGAATGTGCCGGTGCCAGAGGAATCATCAGGGGATACcaattccccctgccccacagcagagggAACCGCGCCAGTGGTGGGTGAGGACTACAGTGAGAGCCAGGATCGGTTTTCCCCGTGCCCACAGATCTCAGTAGAAATCTCTGATTCCGCCACTGCCAGTCCGATGTTCTATGTGTCGAGGGCAGCCTCCGTGAAGCCTGCAAGCATGTCTTGGCCAGCAGCAA AAGTGGATCATCCAGCTTCCTCCCTGCCTTCTCTATTCCCCAGTAACCCAGGAAGCTCATCAACCAAAGGCTCAAGAATTG CTCTACTGCACAACTGCGGCACTCTTCCTTCCGAGGGGCGCCTGACTCGAGTCCGAAAACGGCAAAGGAAAACCAGGAACGACTTGGTCATGGAGTTGTCACGAATAGCCGACAGGAGGGTTCAGACAGCAACCGACAGAATCCTGTCCTCTTTGAACAGGTACGCCACGGCAGACCTGCAAGACCGGGAAAGGGACCGAGCAGACACGGCACAAATTATCGCCATCATGCATCGCCAGACGGAACTGCTGGAGTCGCTGGTGCAGATGCAGTCTGTTGAGCAGACTCTGGTCTCCCCTGCTCCTTCTTGGCATGCCCGGCCACGTTCTGctatctctcctccctcccgTTCAGGTGTCCCACGGCGGACGCTGATGCCCAGGGTGAACCACAGGAGGAGGCCGCAGAAGTACAGCCCGTAA
- the LOC134401055 gene encoding uncharacterized protein LOC134401055 isoform X1 translates to MMSRRGNNWAYTEVIDLLDIWGEQKIQKLLQSSYRNMDTFQVIASEMAKRGHERTAQECRTKTKTMRRDYKKAKDNLSPGGGRMACPFYEQLDRILAGDSSFHLPRRLQNVPVPEESSGDTNSPCPTAEGTAPVVGEDYSESQDRFSPCPQISVEISDSATASPMFYVSRAASVKPASMSWPAAKVDHPASSLPSLFPSNPGSSSTKGSRIDAILSPTPALLHNCGTLPSEGRLTRVRKRQRKTRNDLVMELSRIADRRVQTATDRILSSLNRYATADLQDRERDRADTAQIIAIMHRQTELLESLVQMQSVEQTLVSPAPSWHARPRSAISPPSRSGVPRRTLMPRVNHRRRPQKYSP, encoded by the exons ATGATGAGCCGCCGTGGCAACAACTGGGCCTACACGGAGGTCATCGACCTCTTGGATATATGGGGAGAGCAGAAGATCCAGAAGCTGCTCCAGAGCAGCTATAGGAATATGGACACCTTTCAGGTGATCGCAAGCGAAATGGCAAAGCGGGGGCATGAACGTACCGCTCAGGAGTGCCGAACCAAGACCAAAACGATGCGAAGGGATTACAAAAAGGCCAAGGACAACTTGTCTCCCGGGGGCGGACGTATGGCGTGCCCTTTTTACGAGCAGCTGGATCGAATATTGGCTGGTGATTCTAGCTTCCATCTGCCTAGGAGGCTACAGAATGTGCCGGTGCCAGAGGAATCATCAGGGGATACcaattccccctgccccacagcagagggAACCGCGCCAGTGGTGGGTGAGGACTACAGTGAGAGCCAGGATCGGTTTTCCCCGTGCCCACAGATCTCAGTAGAAATCTCTGATTCCGCCACTGCCAGTCCGATGTTCTATGTGTCGAGGGCAGCCTCCGTGAAGCCTGCAAGCATGTCTTGGCCAGCAGCAA AAGTGGATCATCCAGCTTCCTCCCTGCCTTCTCTATTCCCCAGTAACCCAGGAAGCTCATCAACCAAAGGCTCAAGAATTG ATGCAATTCTATCACCCACACCAGCTCTACTGCACAACTGCGGCACTCTTCCTTCCGAGGGGCGCCTGACTCGAGTCCGAAAACGGCAAAGGAAAACCAGGAACGACTTGGTCATGGAGTTGTCACGAATAGCCGACAGGAGGGTTCAGACAGCAACCGACAGAATCCTGTCCTCTTTGAACAGGTACGCCACGGCAGACCTGCAAGACCGGGAAAGGGACCGAGCAGACACGGCACAAATTATCGCCATCATGCATCGCCAGACGGAACTGCTGGAGTCGCTGGTGCAGATGCAGTCTGTTGAGCAGACTCTGGTCTCCCCTGCTCCTTCTTGGCATGCCCGGCCACGTTCTGctatctctcctccctcccgTTCAGGTGTCCCACGGCGGACGCTGATGCCCAGGGTGAACCACAGGAGGAGGCCGCAGAAGTACAGCCCGTAA